The DNA segment GGAGGACTCGGGCCGAACCGCCGCTTCGGGCGACGATGAGCGCCTGGAGGGCGTGGTCTACGCCTTGGTCCGCTTCGCCGGCCCGAGCGTGGGCGGTGGCGAGGCGGGCCTGAAGGAGGCCGCGGTCCCGCCGGTAGATCTGGGGCATGGCGGCGAGCGCGGTCGACAGGATCGGGACAGCACGGTCCGCGCGCCCCAGGAGCAGCCAGCAGTTCGCGCGCTGCCCCTCCAGGTACGCCGGGGTCGCGAAGTCACCGTGACCGCTGCGTCCGTCTCCTGCGTCTTCAGGTCGCGCGGCGAAGGATTCGGCCTGGTCCATGAGGCGGAGACACGCGACTTCGTCACCGGCCAAAGCGTATCCATGGGCCTCCTGCTGGAGGGCGGCGGCGCGCATCTGCGGGGTGAGGACGTGATCGTAGCGCTGGACGGCGCGGGACAGACTGATACTCGGGGTGGCCTAACCGCTGGCGGTCACCTGTTGGGCGCGCCGGAAGAGGGTCCACGCGGTCATCGCGTCATCGCCGGCCTCGATAGCCCAGGCCATAGCCTGGTTCGTCCAGTGTGCGGCCTGTGCGGCGCCCGCGGCGTCGACAGCGCAGTCTTCGTGAAGCCAGGCCGCGGATTCGGCATAGCGGGCGGCCAGGAGCAGAGCTTCCTCGCGTACGGGTTGATCGGCGCGCTCGAGGAGCTCCTGGAGCACGCCGAGGTTCTGATGCACGCCGGCGAGCGCGTGGAGCGGGCCCAGGAGGTTGCCGCTCTGGACGAGCAGATGCCACATCTCGCGCATGTGTACGAGCAGGGCTTCTGACTGGCCCGGCGTCATCCGGCCGAGGTGGGGTCTCGCACCCCCGGCAGGTCCGGCAAGGAGAGGCAGTGCTGCCGCGGCGCTCCCTGCGCGGAGCAGTTGGCGTCGGTTCACGTCGTCGCCTTCCTGCGGGAGGTACGGACTCGGAGGAAGGATTCCCCTCTGTGCCGATTCCGACCCGAAAGGAAGGCTTTGAAGAGCGGTGAGAGCGTCTGATGCCTGGAGTCGGGCGGCGGCGCGCGCGCCGTCCGCGTCGACCGTGCCGAACAGCTTGACGGCGGGCTGCTGGAGGAGATGCTCGAGGATGGTCCGGGTGTCCCGCTGCGGCAGGCGCTTCAGTTCGCCGGCCATCCATCGGTCGAAGGTGCGGCGAGAGACGGAGATGGCGGCAAAACGGCTGTTGCCGGACTCCTTGGTCAGTTCCCGTCCTGCTCTGGTGAAGTGGGTGTTGAACGTCTCGACCGTGGTCCAGTTCCGCTGCTCAACCAGCTGACGGAACAGCGACATTCGCGTGAGCTTCGTCAAGATCTATGTGGTCCTAGGTCGGCCCTGCTGGCAGCCGGAGGGGAGGGCGGAACCGAGCGTGGGCGCAGAGGAACGCTGCGCACTACCCGCCAGCGGTAGGCGGGCGAGGGGCCGCTCGTGCGCCAGAGTTCGACGAGCTCTGCACTGCTGATCTCCAACGGCACCGGCTCAAGATCGCGCAGGCGGGCCACGCTCTCGATGACAGGCGCTGCAGGACGCTCCCGGTTGCTGTACTGCACGCCCAGGTGGGGGCGGAAAGCAGCGGTGGGCTTGCCCCCGGGCACGTTCGCACGTCGTCCAGCCTCACTGAGAGCAGCGTGCAGACGGATCAACGGCGACCAGGGCGCGAGAGTGAAGCGGACGGCCCCCCTCGACCCCGCCATCGGGTGCGCGGCGACTTCGAAGGCCGACAGCGCCATCTGCTCAGCCAGGCCGGCGAGGAAATGCACTTGATCGTCAGACACCAGGTCGGTACTCCCGATGCGGGCCAACGTCACGTGCAGCCCGTCTTCGGGAACGCAGTCCATGCCCAGATGTGCGAGTGCCTCCTGGCACTGCCGCGCGCGGCTCATCAGCTCGTCGGCATGAGGGAACGTCAACATCCAGTAGTAGGAGCGGACCCCCGCGTGCCAGCCCGGACGTGCCCAGTGGTCCGTCATCCGCTCGACAGCTCGGAACGCCTGCCAGTCGTTGTCAATGATCAGGTCAGGGCTGTCCAGGTCTGATGGCGGGCGGTGGGGGAACGCCCCGGGGAAGACGTCCAGGTCGGGCGTCACGGCTCTCCTTACTACTTCGGTGCCAGCTCTACACCCGAGCCACTGACGATTGATCTGGCCTCAGGGAGTGAGCGCCAGGTTCGCAGTTCCTCGGCATAGTCACTTACATCCGGCTCGGCGTGCCAGCGCTCGGCCCGCTCATACAGCTCGTTCGCCCTTTGCCACACAGAAGTGATGGGTGCGCTGGTACCGGCGTGGAGAGCACGGCGCCCCAGAGCCATGGCCTGTTCCACTTCCGGCTGCCTGTGCTGCAGAAAAGCGGCGGCGACGTCGAGTCGCACCAGTGCCCGGCTCCACTCGGAGTCGGACTCCTCGATCAGACCGTCAATCTGCTTCGCGCAGGAGAAGACCTCGCTGGTGTCGTCAAGGGACAGCCGCGCGGTGATCTCGTTGGCCAGGGTCCGGGCCAGGCTGTACGTCTCGAAGGAGATGCACGACGTGATCCCGGAGGGCAAGGAGGGCTGCTGCTCGGAGAGGTCCAGCGCTCTGCCGATGGTCCGCTCCGCACCCCTTCGGTCACCGAGACGAGCAAGAGCCCGCGCCCGGCCATTGACCAGAAGCCGGATAGCCTGACCATCACTGGGTGCCAGGTCGATTCCCGCCGCCGCGGCTGCATCGGCCTCGGTGTACCGATGTTGGTAATACAGGCTGAGCGATCGGGTTCCCGCAGACCACATCTGCAGCCGCGTATCTCCGATGTACCCGGCCAGGGTCTCGGCCTGCACGCAGTAGGCCTCTGCTAAGGCAGGTCTGGTCCCGGCGTTCACGGCCATGTAGGCCAAGAGGCCCGCCGTCTGCCCGGTGAGCCGGAACAGCTCGGTGTGCACGGCCGGCGAATACTGCCCGCTCTTCAGCCGGGCGCTGAGTTCTCCGTTAAGAGAACGCGCCTGACCAGCCAACGCTTGTGGGCCTTGGGCCTCGTAACGGTCGACGATCTCCTGGATCTCGCCTCTGAAGTGATCCAGTGCTGCCACGCCGGTGCCGGACTGCGTCAGTAACTCGGTCTGGTTGATCACAGCCAATGGATCGTCGAAGACGCCCTCGCCGCGTGACAGACCTGCCGGCTCTGCGCCCTCCGGCGTGGCGAACAACAGAGCGACGGGCTGCTGGAAGAGATGCTCGAGGATGGTCCGAGTATCCCGCTGAGGCATGCCTCTCAGCTCACCGGCCATCCAGCGGTCGAAGGTACGGCGCGCCACGGTCACGTCAGCGAGCCGGTGTTCACCGGTGATTGCGGCCAGTTCCCGCGCTGCCCTGGCGAAGTACGTGTTGAACGAATGGACCGTGGTCCAGTGCCGCTCCTGGGCCAGTTGACGAAACATCGTCATCCGTGTTGTCTGCACTTCAACCTCCATGGCGCTCGGCGCGTACCAGCATTGCTACGCCGTACCGGCTTGCTCTCCGGGGTCCAGCAGACGAGCGGTGGAACCACACTCGTCTCCACTCCGATCTGGGCACAGCCGGTCGTGATAGCTCTTCTCGCAGTCCGGGCCGGAGACGTCGAAGGGGAGTCCAAACAACTCGGCACAGGGGTACCCCAGGAGATGTTCCAGGACCACCTGGTGATCACGGTGCGGCAGGCTGTCCAAGTCACCGATCATCCAACGGTCGAACGACCGCCGGGCAACGAATACCCCAAAGAGGCGGGGTTCGTCGGTCTTCGCGGCCAGGTCACGGGCTGCCCGTTCCAAGTGGCTAGCGAAAACACTCCAGTTGTCCCATTGGCGCTCCTGGACGAGCGGACGGAACAACGTGGGGCGGGCTGGCATCTCGAACCTTCCTGTGGCGAAGGCGGGGGAGCGTGCTTCTGTGCTAAGTGAGCTGCGTCACTACGCAACTATGGTCACGACCCAACCCAGTTGGCAAGCCCCACTTTGCAACCTGCATAGTTCGAGCTGCAGTCTGTACGCCTCGTGGGCGGCGTGGCACACTTCAGAGAGTGACCGCTGCGGGCCGAAGGGGAGAGAACCGGCGTGAGTGAAGCGAGGTCCGCCCCGACCGTGCTGGCTATCGTCTTGGGCCGACGCCTGGCCGCTCTGCGCGATGCGGCCGGCCTCACCGCCGCTCATGCCGCCAAGCAACTACGGATCGCGCAGACGACGGTCACCAGGATGGAGAAGGCCGAGACTTCTCTGAAGTACGCCATGGTGAAGACTCTTCTCGAGATCTACGGTGTCCCGCAGGCCGAGATTGAAGAATTCCTCGCCCTCCTTGACCAAGCGAGCACGCCTGGCTGGTGGCAGAGTTTCCGCGATGTGCTCCCCGGCTGGTTCGGAGTCCACGTTTCGCTGGAGACAGCAGCGACGGAGATCCGCGGCTACGAGCCCGGAGTCATCCCAGGCCTGCTTCAGACGCCCGATTACGCGCGCGCCGTCATAGAACGAGGGCTACCTCGTATGGCGCCCGACATCCTTCAACGAAGTGTCGACCTGCGCACCAAACGCCAAGAGCTCCTCACGCGCGAAGAACCAGCTCCTCCCCGACTCTGGGTCCTGACGGACGAGACGAGCCTACGGCGCCCTGCCGGGGGCGCAGCCGTCATGTGCGAGCAGATCGAGCACCTCTTGGACGTGGCCGACCTCCCGAACGTGACACTGCAAGTGTGCCCCTTCGAAGCAGGTCTCCACCCGGGCGCCTTCGGTCCTTTCACTATTTTTCGGTTCGAGATTCCGGAGCTTCCGGACATCGTCTGCACCGACAGCCTAAGTCGCGCCGGGTACAGCGAAGAAAAGGAAGAAGCGGCCCTCTTCCGCGAAGCGCTGGGCCAGATGAGCGTCTACGCATTTTCGAAGCAGGAAACCAAGAAATTTCTTGGTGATATTCGCAAGGAGCTGTACCTATGAGTCACGTCCTCCGCGCTGCCGCAGAGCTCGGCCACGAGCAGTGGGTAAAGCCTTGGAGCGGTAGCAATGCGGGCAACTGCGTGGAGGCGAAGCCTCTCGATGATGGCCGCGTTGCGCTGCGCCAGTCGACCGACCCCGACGGGCCCGCACTGATCTACAACCAGGGAGAGATCGCAGCCTTCATTATCGGGGCTAAGGCCGGGGAAGCCGACTTTCTCCTCACCTGATCTTTCTGGTGTAGCCCGCCATCCCCATTTCGCAGTTCCGACACGAAGGATGCCGAAGAACAATGGCGTTAGATCCCATCGATACCAGTCGGCCCCACCCGGCCCGTATGTACGATTACTATCTCGGTGGCAAGGACAGCTACTCGGTCGACGAAGATGCTGCCGAAAAGGTCATATCGTTCCTGCCAGCCATCAGAACTGCCGCCCGAACCAACAGAAAATTCATGAATCGCGCAGCCCGACTCTTGGCCGACCGCGGCGTGAATCAGTTCCTGGACATCGGAACCGGAATCCCGACCGAGCCCAACCTCCACCAGGTCGTCCAAGCGGTCAATCCGCAATCACGCGTAGTCTACTTCGACAACGACCCCATCGTTCTCCGTCACGCAGAGGCACTCCTGCGCAGCACGCCCGAGGGCGCGACGAAGTACATCCAGGCAGATTTACGCGAGCCCGAGAAAATCATCGAAGGCGCCAAGGCGGTCATCAATCTCGACGAGCCAGTCGCCCTCTCGCTCGTTGCCCTCCTGCACTTCGTCTCCGACGAGTACCGTCCTTACGATCTCGTCAACAAGCTCCTGGCTCCGCTCCCCTCCGGTAGCTTCCTCATGCTCTCGCACGTGACCGGAGACTTCGACGCTGCCAGCTGGGATAGAGCCGTCGAGATCTACCGCAAGAGCGGTGTGCCCGCTCAAGTACGGTCACGGGATGAATTTGTGCGGTTTTTCGCGGGACTTGACCTTATCGACCCGGGGGTCCAGGTAGTCACCAGCTGGCATCCGGAGCCGAATCAGGAGTTCGGCGATGAGCAGGTGCCTCTATACGTTGGCGTCGCGCGGAAACCATAGCGTCAGCCTACAAATTTCTCCCCGAGCCGCTAACCGCCCCGGATCATCGGAACGATCGCTTCTGCCCAATATCGAGGCTGGCCACACAGGCGTCTCGTTCGAGGCCGTAGGCGCGGCCCATCACACTGAAGGCCCGTTGTCACCTCTATTCGGGATAGAGCTTCCGTACGCAGGGAGTGGTTCCCGGATGACCGAGCGCGTTATACCTGCGGTTGAGGCGGCCGCCGTCCCGATCGAGTCGCACTTCC comes from the Streptomyces sp. NBC_01471 genome and includes:
- a CDS encoding 2'-5' RNA ligase family protein, with translation MTPDLDVFPGAFPHRPPSDLDSPDLIIDNDWQAFRAVERMTDHWARPGWHAGVRSYYWMLTFPHADELMSRARQCQEALAHLGMDCVPEDGLHVTLARIGSTDLVSDDQVHFLAGLAEQMALSAFEVAAHPMAGSRGAVRFTLAPWSPLIRLHAALSEAGRRANVPGGKPTAAFRPHLGVQYSNRERPAAPVIESVARLRDLEPVPLEISSAELVELWRTSGPSPAYRWRVVRSVPLRPRSVPPSPPAASRADLGPHRS
- a CDS encoding helix-turn-helix domain-containing protein, producing MSEARSAPTVLAIVLGRRLAALRDAAGLTAAHAAKQLRIAQTTVTRMEKAETSLKYAMVKTLLEIYGVPQAEIEEFLALLDQASTPGWWQSFRDVLPGWFGVHVSLETAATEIRGYEPGVIPGLLQTPDYARAVIERGLPRMAPDILQRSVDLRTKRQELLTREEPAPPRLWVLTDETSLRRPAGGAAVMCEQIEHLLDVADLPNVTLQVCPFEAGLHPGAFGPFTIFRFEIPELPDIVCTDSLSRAGYSEEKEEAALFREALGQMSVYAFSKQETKKFLGDIRKELYL
- a CDS encoding DUF397 domain-containing protein, which codes for MSHVLRAAAELGHEQWVKPWSGSNAGNCVEAKPLDDGRVALRQSTDPDGPALIYNQGEIAAFIIGAKAGEADFLLT
- a CDS encoding SAM-dependent methyltransferase translates to MALDPIDTSRPHPARMYDYYLGGKDSYSVDEDAAEKVISFLPAIRTAARTNRKFMNRAARLLADRGVNQFLDIGTGIPTEPNLHQVVQAVNPQSRVVYFDNDPIVLRHAEALLRSTPEGATKYIQADLREPEKIIEGAKAVINLDEPVALSLVALLHFVSDEYRPYDLVNKLLAPLPSGSFLMLSHVTGDFDAASWDRAVEIYRKSGVPAQVRSRDEFVRFFAGLDLIDPGVQVVTSWHPEPNQEFGDEQVPLYVGVARKP